In Streptomyces sp. NBC_01707, a genomic segment contains:
- a CDS encoding SDR family oxidoreductase codes for MSNKLLNSDAKTAVVTGAGSGIGRAVALALTGAGWSVALAGRRPEPLAETAELAGEKAGVITVPADVSRPDDVTALFSSVREWAGRVDLLFNNAGTFGPRSVPVEDLSYDDWRTVVDVNLTGAFLCAQAAYRQMKEQDPQGGRIINNGSISAHAPRPHSVAYTATKHAMTGLTKSLSLDGRPYRIACGQIDIGNAATEMTERMQRGTLQAHGELAVEPVMAADDVARTVLHMAELPLEANVQFATVLATTMPYVGRG; via the coding sequence ATGAGCAACAAACTGTTGAACTCCGATGCGAAGACGGCCGTCGTCACGGGCGCGGGCTCCGGGATCGGCCGTGCGGTGGCTCTTGCCCTGACCGGCGCCGGCTGGTCGGTGGCGCTCGCCGGCCGCCGCCCCGAACCCCTCGCCGAGACCGCGGAACTGGCCGGGGAGAAGGCCGGGGTGATCACCGTCCCCGCCGACGTCTCCCGCCCCGACGACGTGACCGCGCTGTTCTCCTCCGTACGGGAGTGGGCCGGTCGGGTCGACCTGCTGTTCAACAACGCGGGGACGTTCGGCCCTCGCTCCGTCCCGGTGGAGGACCTGTCCTACGACGACTGGCGCACCGTGGTCGACGTGAACCTGACGGGGGCGTTCCTGTGCGCGCAGGCGGCGTACCGGCAGATGAAGGAGCAGGACCCGCAGGGCGGCCGGATCATCAACAACGGATCGATCTCCGCCCATGCACCGCGCCCTCACTCGGTGGCGTACACGGCGACCAAGCACGCCATGACGGGGCTGACGAAGTCGCTGTCCCTGGACGGGCGCCCGTACCGGATCGCCTGCGGCCAGATCGACATCGGCAACGCCGCGACCGAGATGACCGAGCGGATGCAGAGGGGCACCCTTCAGGCGCATGGCGAACTGGCTGTGGAGCCGGTGATGGCGGCGGACGACGTGGCCCGGACGGTATTGCACATGGCGGAGCTGCCGCTGGAGGCGAATGTGCAGTTCGCGACGGTCCTGGCGACGACGATGCCGTACGTGGGCCGCGGCTGA
- a CDS encoding alkaline phosphatase → MTYSSHQQEMRDAARHVGRRRFLTVTGAAAALAFSVNLPAAGAASAAEMDARRISEDPFTLGVASGDPLPDSVLLWTRLAPRPYEPDSGLPNARVQVRWELARDENFTRIVRRGTATAHPEFDHSVHVEIKGLDADRVLYYRFRAGKWVSQVGRTRTAPARHARNSALSLAAVSCQAYHDGYFTAYSHLAQEDVDVVFHLGDYLYEYAVTATGGARNYTDRTLPAHFNRETVTLEDYRLRYALYKSDPDLRAAHAAHPFVVTWDDHETENNYAGGTPENDVPPEEFLLRRAAAYRAYWENQPLRTPQRPTGPDMKLYRRLQFGRLAQFDILDTRQYRSDQAYGDGWQKPGPESEDPSRTLTGATQERWLLDGWHASRATWNVVPQQVTFAQRRDVPTDAFKLSMDAWDGYPASRDRILKGAEAAGIDNLMVLTGDVHVGYGFDLKKDFDDPSSRTLGTEIVATSITSGKDGSDKPASWNNQMQANPHMKFFNGRRGYAVVTLGQDQARADFRTVSAVTTPGAPVATAGSFVTEVGNQGLTPA, encoded by the coding sequence ATGACGTACTCATCGCACCAGCAGGAGATGCGCGACGCCGCACGCCACGTCGGCCGCCGCCGTTTCCTCACCGTTACCGGTGCCGCCGCCGCGCTCGCTTTCTCGGTCAACCTGCCGGCCGCGGGCGCCGCGAGCGCCGCCGAAATGGACGCCCGGAGGATCAGCGAGGACCCGTTCACCCTCGGCGTCGCCTCCGGTGACCCGCTGCCCGACTCGGTCCTGCTGTGGACGAGACTCGCACCTCGCCCGTACGAGCCGGACAGCGGACTGCCGAACGCCCGTGTCCAGGTGCGCTGGGAGCTCGCCCGCGACGAGAACTTCACCCGGATCGTCCGGCGCGGCACCGCCACCGCCCACCCGGAGTTCGACCACAGCGTCCACGTCGAGATCAAGGGCCTCGACGCCGACCGCGTCCTCTACTACCGCTTCCGCGCCGGGAAGTGGGTCAGCCAGGTCGGCCGGACCCGCACCGCCCCCGCCCGGCACGCCCGCAACAGCGCGCTGTCCCTCGCCGCCGTCTCCTGCCAGGCGTACCACGACGGCTACTTCACCGCGTACAGCCACCTCGCGCAGGAGGACGTCGACGTCGTCTTCCACCTCGGCGACTACCTCTACGAGTACGCCGTGACCGCGACCGGCGGCGCCCGCAACTACACGGACCGCACACTCCCCGCCCACTTCAACCGGGAGACGGTCACCCTGGAGGACTACCGCCTGCGGTACGCCCTCTACAAGTCCGACCCGGATCTGCGCGCCGCGCACGCCGCGCACCCCTTCGTCGTCACCTGGGACGACCACGAGACCGAGAACAACTACGCGGGCGGTACCCCGGAGAACGACGTCCCGCCGGAGGAGTTCCTGCTGCGCCGCGCCGCCGCGTACCGCGCGTACTGGGAGAACCAGCCACTGCGCACCCCGCAGCGGCCGACCGGCCCCGACATGAAGCTCTACCGGCGCCTGCAGTTCGGCCGGCTCGCCCAGTTCGACATCCTCGACACCCGTCAGTACCGCAGCGACCAGGCGTACGGGGACGGCTGGCAGAAGCCGGGGCCGGAGTCCGAGGACCCGTCGCGCACCTTGACCGGCGCCACCCAGGAGCGCTGGCTGCTCGACGGCTGGCACGCCTCGCGGGCCACCTGGAACGTCGTACCGCAGCAGGTCACCTTCGCCCAGCGGCGCGACGTGCCGACCGACGCCTTCAAGCTGTCCATGGACGCGTGGGACGGCTACCCGGCCTCCCGGGACCGGATCCTGAAGGGCGCGGAGGCCGCCGGGATCGACAACCTGATGGTGCTGACCGGCGATGTGCACGTCGGCTACGGCTTCGACCTGAAGAAGGACTTCGACGACCCGTCGTCCCGCACGCTCGGTACGGAGATCGTCGCCACGTCCATCACCAGCGGCAAGGACGGCTCCGACAAGCCGGCCAGCTGGAACAACCAGATGCAGGCCAACCCGCACATGAAGTTCTTCAACGGACGGCGCGGGTACGCGGTCGTCACGCTGGGCCAGGACCAGGCACGCGCCGACTTCCGCACGGTGTCGGCCGTCACCACGCCGGGTGCGCCCGTGGCGACGGCCGGATCGTTCGTCACGGAGGTGGGTAACCAGGGCCTCACGCCTGCGTGA
- a CDS encoding Gfo/Idh/MocA family protein — protein MSRTVRWGVLATGGIAATFTADLQAVPGTEVVAVASRTDTSAKAFAERFGIPRAYGSWAELAADDEVDVVYVATPHSAHREATALCLKAGKHVLCEKAFTLNSREAEELVALARDRGLFLMEAMWTYCNPVIRRLTALIADGAIGDIRTVQADFGLAGSFGPDHRLRDPALGGGALLDLGVYPVSFAQLLLGEPDRIQADALLSPEGVDLNTGMLLGWESGATALLSCSVVADTPQTASIAGTRGRIEFPRGFFYPERFVLHRPGHDPQEFTAGSSAEGLSGMQFEQAEVVRALLAGETESPLVPLDGSLAVMRTLDAVRDRIGVRYPADGIG, from the coding sequence ATGAGCAGGACCGTGCGTTGGGGTGTGCTGGCTACGGGTGGCATCGCCGCGACCTTCACCGCTGACCTTCAGGCGGTGCCCGGCACGGAGGTGGTAGCTGTGGCCTCGCGCACCGATACGTCGGCCAAGGCGTTCGCCGAGCGGTTCGGGATACCCAGGGCGTACGGCAGCTGGGCCGAGCTTGCCGCGGACGACGAGGTCGACGTGGTGTACGTGGCCACCCCGCACTCCGCGCACCGGGAAGCCACCGCGCTCTGCCTGAAGGCCGGGAAGCACGTGCTGTGCGAGAAGGCGTTCACGCTCAATTCCCGGGAGGCGGAGGAGCTCGTGGCGCTCGCCCGGGACCGTGGCCTCTTCCTGATGGAGGCGATGTGGACGTACTGCAACCCGGTCATCAGGCGGCTGACCGCGCTGATCGCCGACGGTGCCATCGGCGACATCCGCACCGTACAGGCCGACTTCGGGCTCGCAGGCTCGTTCGGCCCCGACCACCGGCTGCGGGACCCGGCGCTGGGCGGGGGTGCGCTGCTGGACCTGGGGGTGTATCCGGTGTCCTTCGCACAGCTGCTGCTGGGTGAGCCCGACCGGATCCAGGCCGATGCGCTGCTCTCTCCGGAGGGCGTCGACCTGAACACCGGCATGCTGCTGGGCTGGGAGTCGGGCGCCACGGCGCTGCTCAGCTGCTCGGTGGTCGCGGACACCCCGCAGACCGCCTCGATCGCGGGCACCCGTGGCCGGATCGAGTTCCCGCGCGGCTTCTTCTACCCGGAGCGGTTCGTGCTGCACCGGCCGGGACACGACCCGCAGGAGTTCACCGCGGGGTCGTCGGCCGAGGGGCTCAGCGGGATGCAGTTCGAGCAGGCCGAGGTGGTACGGGCGCTGCTGGCGGGCGAGACGGAGTCACCGCTGGTGCCGCTGGACGGTTCGCTGGCGGTGATGCGGACGCTCGATGCGGTACGGGACCGCATCGGCGTCCGCTACCCGGCGGACGGCATCGGCTGA
- a CDS encoding multidrug effflux MFS transporter, with protein sequence MPESGVSRAQHTHIPTDRTGITAATGPTATAAARRTGLLVTLVLGGLTALPPLSMDMYLPALPAVTDALHAPAATVQLTLTACLGGMALGQVVVGPMSDRWGRRRPLLLGMVVYVLATALCVFAPTTELLIGFRLLQGLAGAAGIVIARAVVRDMYDGVEMARFFSTLMLISGVAPVIAPLIGGQVLRFTDWRGIFAVLTVVGVLLTLVVWKWLHETLPPEERHTGGVGDALRTMRGLLGDRTFTGYMVAGSLAFAALFAYVSASPFVVQEIYGASPQTFSLLFGINSIGLITVGQINGKILVGRISLDKALGFGLGVIVLAATALLLMTSGAFGDVGLVPVATGLFVLMSAMGLAMPNTNALALMRTKHAAGSASALLGTSSFLIGAIASPLVGIAGDATAVPMAVVQLVCAVGAMACFLGLCRPWQRGGARA encoded by the coding sequence ATGCCGGAGAGCGGCGTGAGCCGAGCCCAGCACACCCACATACCGACCGACCGGACGGGCATCACTGCCGCGACCGGTCCGACCGCAACAGCCGCGGCCCGGCGCACCGGGCTTCTCGTCACTCTCGTCCTCGGCGGTCTCACCGCACTTCCGCCGCTCTCCATGGACATGTATCTCCCGGCGCTCCCCGCGGTCACCGACGCCCTGCACGCCCCCGCCGCCACCGTCCAGCTCACCCTCACCGCCTGCCTCGGCGGCATGGCGCTCGGCCAGGTCGTCGTCGGACCGATGAGCGACCGGTGGGGCCGGCGCCGGCCGCTCCTGCTCGGCATGGTCGTCTATGTACTCGCCACCGCGCTCTGCGTCTTCGCGCCCACCACGGAACTCCTCATCGGCTTCCGCCTCCTGCAGGGACTGGCCGGTGCGGCCGGCATCGTCATCGCCCGGGCCGTGGTCCGTGACATGTACGACGGCGTGGAGATGGCCCGGTTCTTCTCCACCCTGATGCTGATCTCCGGCGTCGCACCGGTCATCGCGCCACTGATCGGCGGACAGGTGCTGCGGTTCACCGACTGGCGGGGCATCTTCGCCGTCCTCACGGTCGTCGGCGTGCTGCTCACCCTGGTCGTCTGGAAGTGGCTGCACGAGACGCTGCCGCCCGAGGAGCGGCACACCGGCGGCGTCGGTGACGCGTTGCGCACCATGCGCGGACTCCTCGGCGACCGTACGTTCACCGGCTACATGGTCGCGGGCAGCCTGGCCTTCGCGGCCCTCTTCGCGTACGTGAGCGCCTCGCCGTTCGTCGTGCAGGAGATCTACGGTGCCTCGCCGCAGACCTTCAGCCTGCTCTTCGGCATCAACTCGATCGGTCTGATCACCGTCGGCCAGATCAACGGCAAGATACTGGTGGGCCGGATCAGCCTGGACAAGGCGCTCGGCTTCGGGCTCGGGGTCATCGTGCTGGCCGCGACCGCGTTGCTGCTGATGACGTCCGGGGCCTTCGGCGACGTCGGTCTCGTGCCGGTCGCCACCGGGCTCTTCGTGCTGATGTCGGCGATGGGGCTGGCGATGCCGAACACCAACGCCCTGGCCCTGATGCGTACCAAGCACGCCGCGGGTTCCGCCTCGGCGCTGCTCGGTACGTCATCGTTCCTGATCGGGGCGATCGCCTCACCGCTCGTCGGGATCGCGGGAGACGCGACGGCCGTACCCATGGCGGTCGTCCAGCTGGTGTGCGCGGTCGGCGCCATGGCGTGCTTCCTGGGTCTGTGCCGCCCCTGGCAGCGCGGTGGCGCAAGGGCTTGA
- a CDS encoding small ribosomal subunit Rsm22 family protein, protein MNVTLSTAAGLRTALAGLLDGLPPKQAAQAVDRLIANYRGTTPTDAPVLRDRSDVAAYAAYRMPATFEAVRSALAALREAAPEWVPATHTDIGGGTGAASWAVAGAWEGHRTTVLDWAEPALVLGRELAGASGVEALRAADWRRARIGAGLELDPTDLVTVSYVLGELTAAARTALVDTAAAAAQAVVIVEPGTPDGYARIIEARDRLIAAGLTVAAPCPHSEACPIEPGTDWCHFSARVSRSSLHRQVKGGSLPYEDEKFSYVVATRFAAEPVAARVTRKPQIRKGQVLLDLCTRDEALKRSTVTKRHGELYRAARDTAWGDAWPPPGDDA, encoded by the coding sequence GTGAACGTCACCCTCTCCACCGCGGCAGGCCTGCGCACGGCGCTGGCCGGACTACTCGACGGACTGCCGCCCAAGCAGGCCGCCCAGGCCGTCGACCGGCTTATCGCCAATTACCGGGGGACCACCCCGACCGATGCCCCGGTGCTCCGCGACCGCTCGGACGTCGCCGCGTACGCCGCGTACCGGATGCCCGCGACCTTCGAAGCGGTACGGTCCGCCCTCGCCGCCCTGCGCGAGGCCGCTCCGGAGTGGGTACCCGCCACCCACACCGACATCGGCGGCGGCACCGGCGCGGCGAGCTGGGCCGTCGCCGGGGCCTGGGAGGGGCACCGGACGACCGTCCTCGACTGGGCCGAGCCCGCCCTCGTCCTCGGCCGGGAACTGGCCGGGGCCTCCGGTGTCGAGGCCCTGCGCGCCGCCGACTGGCGGCGGGCCCGGATCGGTGCGGGCCTGGAGCTCGACCCCACGGACCTGGTGACCGTCAGCTACGTACTGGGGGAGCTGACGGCGGCCGCCCGCACCGCCCTCGTCGACACGGCCGCGGCCGCCGCACAGGCCGTCGTGATCGTCGAACCCGGTACCCCCGACGGATACGCCCGCATCATCGAGGCCCGCGACCGGCTGATCGCCGCCGGGCTGACGGTCGCCGCGCCGTGCCCGCACAGCGAGGCGTGCCCCATCGAGCCGGGCACCGACTGGTGCCACTTCTCCGCCCGGGTCAGCCGCTCCTCGCTGCACCGTCAGGTGAAGGGCGGATCGCTGCCGTACGAGGACGAGAAGTTCAGCTATGTCGTGGCGACCCGCTTCGCCGCCGAGCCCGTAGCCGCCCGGGTCACCCGTAAGCCGCAGATCCGCAAGGGGCAGGTGTTGCTGGACCTCTGCACCCGCGACGAGGCACTCAAGCGCTCCACGGTCACCAAGCGGCACGGCGAGCTGTACCGGGCCGCCCGGGACACCGCGTGGGGCGACGCCTGGCCGCCCCCCGGTGACGACGCCTGA
- the ddaH gene encoding dimethylargininase: protein MPREATPSSLREATPRRYLMCAPTHFEVTYSINPWMDPSKPVDLQLAQAQWEDLRDRYRALGHTVELLTPRPDLPDMVFAANGATVVDGRVLGARFAYQERYPEAEAHRDWFRGHGFTEIHEPAHVNEGEGDFAVTSSYLLAGRGFRSSPLSHGEAQEFFGRPVIGLDLVDPRYYHLDTALCVLDEAGDEIMYYPGAFSPGSRSVLRRLFPDALTAEEADAAALGLNAVSDGLHVLVPQGAAGLFDPLRARGFEPVPMDLSELLKGGGSVKCCTQELRGQVPPPA from the coding sequence TTGCCTCGTGAAGCCACACCCTCATCGCTTCGTGAAGCGACTCCGCGCCGCTATCTGATGTGCGCCCCGACCCATTTCGAGGTCACGTACTCCATCAACCCGTGGATGGACCCGAGCAAGCCGGTCGATCTGCAGCTGGCCCAGGCGCAGTGGGAGGACCTGCGCGACCGCTACCGGGCGCTCGGCCACACCGTCGAGCTGCTCACCCCGCGTCCCGACCTGCCCGACATGGTCTTCGCCGCCAACGGAGCCACCGTCGTGGACGGCCGGGTGCTGGGCGCCCGGTTCGCGTACCAGGAGCGGTACCCCGAGGCCGAGGCGCACCGGGACTGGTTCCGGGGCCACGGCTTCACCGAGATCCACGAGCCGGCCCACGTCAACGAGGGCGAGGGCGATTTCGCGGTCACCTCGTCGTACCTGCTGGCCGGGCGCGGCTTCCGGTCCAGTCCGCTCTCGCACGGCGAGGCGCAGGAGTTCTTCGGACGGCCGGTGATCGGGCTCGATCTGGTGGACCCGCGCTACTACCACCTGGACACGGCACTGTGTGTACTCGACGAGGCGGGCGACGAGATCATGTACTACCCGGGCGCCTTCTCGCCGGGCAGCCGCTCCGTGCTGAGGCGACTCTTCCCCGACGCGTTGACAGCCGAGGAGGCCGACGCCGCCGCGCTCGGGCTGAACGCGGTCAGCGACGGCCTCCACGTGCTGGTGCCCCAGGGTGCCGCGGGCCTCTTCGACCCGCTGCGGGCACGCGGTTTCGAACCGGTCCCGATGGACCTGAGCGAGCTGCTCAAGGGCGGCGGCAGCGTGAAGTGCTGCACCCAGGAGCTGCGCGGTCAGGTCCCTCCTCCGGCCTGA
- a CDS encoding bifunctional DNA primase/polymerase has product MGADFGRSRGTESKFSQWLRRRPKSQHSEVDDTAREALLLAVAEAGMPISPAAHPVGYRCSCERIGCPTPARHPISFAWQTQSTTDRAQIERWARSQPQANFITATGMIHDVLDVPLTAGKQALERLLAADIDVGPVAVSGDDRMLFFTATRGTPEDEDEWWPCELDCHPETMDEHPGMRWHCRGSYVLLPPAMLPGELDVHWVRGPENPLPDPLTLLETLTDACAQYADTADQSDLDHDSVAWPLSR; this is encoded by the coding sequence ATGGGCGCCGATTTCGGCCGTTCTCGCGGCACGGAGAGCAAGTTTTCCCAATGGCTTCGCCGACGACCCAAATCGCAGCACAGCGAGGTCGACGACACCGCCCGGGAGGCGCTGCTCCTGGCTGTCGCCGAAGCCGGAATGCCCATCTCGCCGGCCGCCCACCCGGTCGGCTACCGATGTTCGTGCGAACGCATCGGCTGTCCCACCCCCGCCCGGCACCCCATCTCGTTCGCCTGGCAGACGCAGTCCACCACCGACCGTGCCCAGATCGAGCGCTGGGCCCGCAGTCAGCCGCAGGCCAACTTCATCACCGCGACCGGCATGATCCATGACGTTCTCGACGTGCCGTTGACCGCGGGCAAGCAGGCTCTGGAGCGGCTCCTCGCCGCGGACATCGACGTCGGCCCGGTGGCCGTATCCGGCGACGACCGGATGCTCTTCTTCACCGCCACCCGCGGCACCCCCGAGGACGAGGACGAGTGGTGGCCCTGCGAGCTGGACTGCCATCCCGAGACCATGGACGAGCATCCGGGGATGCGCTGGCACTGCCGCGGAAGCTACGTACTCCTGCCGCCCGCCATGCTCCCCGGTGAACTGGACGTGCACTGGGTCCGCGGCCCGGAGAACCCGCTGCCGGACCCGCTGACGCTGCTGGAGACGCTCACCGACGCCTGCGCGCAGTACGCCGACACGGCGGACCAGAGTGATCTCGACCACGACTCGGTGGCCTGGCCGCTCAGCCGCTGA
- the efeU gene encoding iron uptake transporter permease EfeU translates to MFSNFLIGLREGLEASLVVCILVAYLVKTGNRSKLLPIWLGVSIAVVVSLAFGAGLEFGSQEMTFKAQEALGGSLSIVSVGLVTWMVFWMRRTARHLKAELHGKLDAALAMGTGALVATALLAVGREGLETSLFVWRAVHAADDGWHPMIGALLGIATAVVLGWLFYRGALRINLAKFFTWTGGMLVVVAAGVLAYGVHDLQEAEFLGGLQNRAFDISATIPPDSWYGTLLKGTFNFQPDPTVLQVTVWALYLIPTLALFLAPVGFGRSVGATDQKAQKATDEKSEADSAGDGARDSDGAEHDGERVRDGARRAGDRAGGDEV, encoded by the coding sequence GTGTTCAGCAACTTCCTGATCGGCCTGCGCGAAGGCCTTGAGGCCAGCCTGGTCGTCTGCATCCTCGTCGCCTATCTGGTGAAGACCGGCAACCGGAGCAAGCTGCTGCCGATCTGGCTCGGGGTCTCCATCGCGGTCGTCGTCAGCCTGGCGTTCGGCGCGGGTCTCGAATTCGGCTCGCAGGAGATGACGTTCAAGGCACAGGAGGCGCTGGGCGGTTCGCTGTCGATCGTCTCGGTCGGCCTGGTCACCTGGATGGTGTTCTGGATGCGGCGCACCGCGCGGCATCTGAAGGCGGAGCTGCACGGCAAGCTCGACGCGGCGCTCGCGATGGGCACCGGCGCGCTGGTCGCCACGGCACTGCTCGCCGTCGGCCGGGAGGGGCTCGAGACCTCGCTGTTCGTCTGGCGTGCGGTGCATGCCGCGGACGACGGCTGGCACCCGATGATCGGTGCGCTGCTCGGGATCGCCACGGCCGTGGTGCTGGGCTGGCTGTTCTACCGCGGTGCGCTGAGGATCAACCTGGCGAAGTTCTTCACCTGGACCGGCGGCATGCTGGTGGTCGTCGCGGCGGGCGTGCTCGCGTACGGCGTCCACGACCTGCAGGAGGCCGAGTTCCTCGGCGGTCTGCAGAACCGGGCGTTCGACATCAGCGCCACGATCCCGCCGGACAGCTGGTACGGCACGCTCCTGAAGGGCACCTTCAACTTCCAGCCCGATCCGACCGTTCTTCAGGTCACGGTGTGGGCGCTGTATCTGATCCCCACTCTCGCGCTGTTCCTCGCCCCGGTAGGGTTCGGACGGTCAGTGGGGGCGACGGATCAGAAGGCGCAGAAAGCAACGGATGAGAAGTCTGAGGCCGATTCGGCTGGCGACGGGGCTCGCGACAGCGATGGTGCTGAGCATGACGGCGAGCGGGTGCGTGACGGTGCACGGCGAGCTGGAGATCGTGCCGGCGGCGACGAAGTCTGA
- the efeB gene encoding iron uptake transporter deferrochelatase/peroxidase subunit, with the protein MSEESQNTAGTDVADAGAAEPDTTGGRAPSRRALLGWGGAGLALGAVAAGGAVAAVRTENDAVPAADSGAAVPFHGVHQAGIATAVQDRLHFAAFDVTTKDRAELIALLKEWTRAAERMTDGHAVGDGAYGGLAEAPPDDTGEALGLKPSRLTLTIGFGPSLFAKGRFGLEDRRPEALVDLPKFPGDNLDAARSGGDLCVQACADDPQVAVHAIRNLARIGMGRTAIRWSQLGFGKTSSTTPDAQTPRNMMGFKDGTRNISGTDTAALDKHVWVGEKDDAGWMTGGSYLVARRIRMHIETWDRTGLQEQEDVFGRDKGEGAPVGKAKERDEPFLKAMLPTAHVRLAHPDSNDGAKILRRGYSFTDGTDGLGRLDAGLFFLAYQRDVRKAFIPLQRRLAAHDALNEYIQHVGSAHFAVPPGVRSKDDWWGRALFS; encoded by the coding sequence ATGTCCGAGGAGAGCCAGAACACCGCCGGGACGGACGTCGCCGACGCGGGCGCCGCCGAGCCGGACACCACCGGGGGCCGCGCCCCGTCGCGCCGTGCACTGCTCGGCTGGGGCGGTGCCGGGCTGGCACTCGGCGCGGTCGCGGCCGGTGGCGCGGTCGCCGCGGTGCGTACGGAGAACGACGCCGTGCCGGCCGCGGACAGCGGTGCCGCGGTGCCGTTCCACGGTGTGCACCAGGCCGGTATCGCCACCGCCGTCCAGGACAGGCTGCACTTCGCCGCGTTCGACGTGACGACGAAGGACCGGGCCGAGCTGATCGCGCTGCTCAAGGAGTGGACGCGGGCGGCCGAGCGCATGACGGACGGTCACGCGGTCGGCGACGGGGCGTACGGCGGTCTCGCCGAAGCACCACCGGACGACACCGGCGAGGCGCTGGGGCTCAAGCCGTCCCGGCTCACCCTGACCATCGGCTTCGGTCCCTCCCTGTTCGCCAAGGGGAGGTTCGGCCTCGAGGACCGGCGCCCGGAGGCGCTCGTCGATCTGCCGAAGTTCCCCGGCGACAATCTCGACGCGGCCCGCAGCGGCGGCGACCTGTGCGTCCAGGCGTGCGCGGACGACCCGCAGGTCGCGGTGCACGCCATCCGCAACCTCGCCAGGATCGGCATGGGCCGCACCGCGATCCGCTGGTCCCAACTGGGCTTCGGCAAGACGTCGTCGACGACGCCCGACGCCCAGACTCCACGCAACATGATGGGCTTCAAGGACGGCACCCGGAACATCTCCGGCACCGACACCGCGGCCCTCGACAAGCACGTGTGGGTCGGCGAGAAGGACGACGCCGGCTGGATGACCGGCGGTTCGTACCTGGTGGCCCGGCGCATCCGTATGCACATCGAGACCTGGGACCGGACCGGACTCCAGGAGCAGGAGGACGTCTTCGGCCGGGACAAGGGCGAGGGTGCCCCGGTCGGCAAGGCGAAGGAGCGCGACGAGCCGTTCCTGAAGGCGATGCTGCCGACCGCCCATGTGCGGCTCGCCCACCCGGACAGCAACGACGGTGCGAAGATCCTGCGCCGCGGCTACTCCTTCACGGACGGCACGGACGGCCTGGGCCGGCTCGACGCCGGGCTGTTCTTCCTGGCCTACCAGCGCGATGTCCGCAAGGCGTTCATTCCGCTGCAGCGCCGCCTCGCGGCACACGACGCACTCAACGAGTACATCCAGCACGTGGGTTCGGCGCACTTCGCCGTCCCGCCGGGCGTCCGCTCCAAGGACGACTGGTGGGGCCGGGCGCTGTTCTCGTAA
- the efeO gene encoding iron uptake system protein EfeO encodes MRAVRFSVVTAVATAAALTAVTGCAEKSDGKGDGAVKVTAKDDSCAVSKKKLPAGHIALAVENKGSKVTEVYVLFPDDRIVAERENIGPGTKGTITAEVKAGSYDVVCKPGMKGAGFRQKIEVTGGTAVKRSPEMDKAVAGYRTYVQAQADETLPKVKVFTDAVAAGDIEAAKKAYADSRIGWERTEPVAESFGDIDPKVDVRADGLEDGQKWTGWHRLEKALWQDKKLGAEEKALAPVLYKDLVDWQKRVGKAEITPTSMANGAKELLDEVATGKVTGEEERYSHTDLIDFKANVEGAQKSYDLLKPIASKNDAALTATLDKQFAALNTLLDKYREDKSSYEFTSYDKVGKADRKELSDAVNALAEPLSQLAAAVTK; translated from the coding sequence ATGCGAGCCGTTCGATTCTCCGTCGTCACCGCTGTCGCCACCGCGGCGGCTCTGACCGCCGTCACGGGCTGCGCCGAGAAGAGCGACGGCAAGGGTGACGGCGCGGTGAAGGTCACCGCGAAGGACGACTCCTGCGCGGTGTCGAAGAAGAAGCTCCCTGCCGGTCACATCGCGCTCGCCGTGGAGAACAAGGGATCCAAGGTCACCGAGGTCTACGTCCTCTTCCCGGACGACCGGATCGTCGCCGAGCGCGAGAACATCGGCCCCGGCACCAAGGGCACCATCACCGCCGAGGTCAAGGCCGGTTCGTACGACGTCGTCTGCAAGCCCGGCATGAAGGGTGCCGGCTTCCGGCAGAAGATCGAGGTCACCGGCGGCACCGCGGTCAAGCGCAGCCCCGAGATGGACAAGGCCGTCGCCGGCTACCGCACCTATGTGCAGGCGCAGGCCGACGAGACGCTGCCGAAGGTCAAGGTCTTCACGGACGCCGTCGCCGCGGGCGACATCGAGGCCGCGAAGAAGGCGTACGCCGACTCCCGCATCGGCTGGGAGCGCACCGAGCCGGTCGCCGAGTCGTTCGGTGACATCGACCCGAAGGTCGACGTCCGCGCGGACGGCCTGGAGGACGGCCAGAAGTGGACCGGCTGGCACCGCCTGGAGAAGGCGCTGTGGCAGGACAAGAAGCTCGGCGCCGAGGAGAAGGCCCTCGCCCCGGTCCTCTACAAGGACCTGGTCGACTGGCAGAAGCGGGTCGGCAAGGCGGAGATCACCCCGACCTCGATGGCCAACGGCGCCAAGGAGCTCCTCGACGAGGTCGCCACCGGCAAGGTGACCGGTGAGGAGGAGCGCTACAGCCACACCGACCTGATCGACTTCAAGGCCAACGTCGAGGGCGCGCAGAAGTCGTACGACCTCCTGAAGCCGATCGCCTCGAAGAACGACGCGGCACTGACCGCCACCCTGGACAAGCAGTTCGCGGCGCTGAACACGCTGCTGGACAAGTACCGCGAGGACAAGAGCTCCTACGAGTTCACCTCCTACGACAAGGTCGGCAAGGCGGACCGCAAGGAGCTGTCGGACGCCGTCAACGCGCTGGCCGAGCCGCTGTCGCAGCTCGCCGCCGCAGTGACGAAGTAA